A region from the Maniola jurtina chromosome 20, ilManJurt1.1, whole genome shotgun sequence genome encodes:
- the LOC123875708 gene encoding uncharacterized protein K02A2.6-like, producing the protein MRKLNKLLNESEVSLERAYNIAVQMEKTDQDLEVMTTKVHKIGVAGKDQQGQQNDTRGHPRHVRSDNQYNKLCKCCGKGKHTKEFGWFKDRKCRICGNLGHLMAVCRLKRGKKPCNYIENEYEQENVLEDIQNLFVLSDTHVSPYKLELLINARKVIFEIDTGAAISVISKNMKDKYFNDCELYKCILKLRSYVNNLITPLGFISVDIVYDKKQIKAKLYVVENRGPSLIGHDLLKKLNIKTLNINSLSCENIKDTLVSKFPEVFSDELGTYKGEQVNLVLKEKVSPKYFKARPLPFSMKELVAEEINRLVSQGVLTPVKSSEWATPIVPVLKGNGKLRVCGDFKVTINQYLEDDKYPLPKIEDLFVNLNKGEKYSRVDLAHAYQQLMLTEDAKKLVCINTHLGLFQYNRLPFGVKVAPNIFQHIMDQLLAGRPGIAVFMDDVVITGKNDQEHYENLLFVFSQLKEMGLTVSADKCIFCR; encoded by the coding sequence ATGAGAAAATTAAACAAGTTGCTCAATGAAAGTGAAGTTTCTTTGGAGAGAGCATACAACATTGCTGTGCAGATGGAGAAAACTGACCAAGACTTGGAAGTGATGACAACCAAGGTGCACAAGATAGGAGTGGCAGGAAAGGATCAACAAGGACAACAGAATGATACCCGAGGTCATCCGAGGCATGTTAGAAGTGATAACCAGTACAATAAGTTGTGCAAGTGCTGTGGAAAGGGGAAGCATACAAAGGAGTTTGGTTGGTTTAAGGATAGGAAGTGCAGAATTTGTGGAAACTTAGGACATTTAATGGCAGTTTGTAGACTTAAAAGGGGTAAAAAGCCTTGTAATTATATAGAAAATGAATATGAACAAGAAAATGTTTTAGAAGACATACaaaatttatttgtattaagtGATACTCATGTTTCACCCTACAAACTGGAATTACTAATAAATGCAAGAAAGGTAATCTTTGAAATAGATACCGGAGCGGCTATTAGTGTTATAAGTAAAAACATGAAagacaaatattttaatgactGTGAATTGTATAAGTGTATCCTTAAACTCAGATCATATGTAAATAACTTAATAACTCCTTTAGGTTTTATAAGTGTGGATATTGTATATGATAAAAAGCAGATTAAAGCTAAATTGTATGTTGTTGAGAACAGGGGACCTTCTCTCATTGGACATGaccttttgaaaaaattaaatattaaaacattaaacaTAAATTCATTAAGTTGTGAGAATATTAAAGATACATTGGTCAGTAAATTTCCTGAAGTTTTTAGTGATGAGTTAGGCACGTACAAAGGAGAGCAGGTCAACCTCGTACTAAAAGAGAAGGTATCACCCAAATACTTTAAAGCTAGACCCTTACCCTTCAGTATGAAAGAATTGGTTGCAGAGGAAATAAATAGGCTGGTAAGTCAAGGTGTGTTGACCCCGGTAAAAAGTAGTGAATGGGCCACACCCATAGTACCAGTGTTAAAAGGAAATGGAAAGTTAAGAGTGTGTGGTGATTTTAAGGTCACAATCAACCAATATTTGGAGGATGACAAGTATCCTTTACCAAAAATTGAGGATTTATTCGTTAATTTAAATAAGGGTGAAAAATATTCCAGAGTTGACTTAGCACATGCTTATCAACAATTGATGTTGACAGAGGATGCGAAGAAGTTAGTTTGCATCAATACACATCTTGGATTATTCCAATATAACAGGTTACCTTTTGGTGTTAAAGTAGCTCCGAATATTTTTCAACACATTATGGATCAGCTATTAGCAGGAAGGCCAGGTATAGCTGTATTTATGGATGATGTGGTTATAACAGGGAAAAATGAtcaagaacattatgaaaatttgttgtttgtttttaGCCAATTGAAGGAAATGGGTCTCACTGTCAGTGCagataaatgtattttttgcaGATAG